The Polynucleobacter sp. TSB-Sco08W16 genome includes a region encoding these proteins:
- a CDS encoding RDD family protein produces the protein MTPTELNVLPAPNFWRRVSCCLYEQLVLLGVIALTFLVPNLLLGMMFGIALPSWLSFLYLYLVLGVYFVWYWTKSGQTLAMQTWRIRLIASNGFNLTRPQAMRRYIYGSLWLAPCVLLQWIFHLEKWQIIEMIFTVALFIWPLSIYLDRRESGLRQSLPDRLAGSRLVELPKSLVKLS, from the coding sequence ATGACGCCTACTGAACTCAATGTATTACCTGCTCCAAATTTTTGGCGTCGGGTCTCTTGCTGCCTTTATGAACAACTGGTTCTGCTCGGTGTTATTGCCCTCACATTTTTAGTGCCAAACTTGCTATTAGGCATGATGTTTGGAATAGCGCTGCCTAGCTGGCTCTCCTTCCTATATCTTTATCTTGTCCTAGGCGTTTACTTTGTTTGGTATTGGACTAAGTCTGGTCAAACATTAGCCATGCAAACGTGGCGCATTCGTTTGATTGCTAGCAATGGATTTAATTTGACGAGACCTCAAGCAATGAGGCGTTATATCTATGGCTCGCTCTGGCTTGCGCCATGCGTGCTATTGCAATGGATTTTTCACTTAGAAAAGTGGCAGATTATTGAGATGATCTTCACTGTCGCTCTGTTTATTTGGCCCTTAAGCATTTATCTCGATCGTAGAGAATCTGGGCTTCGTCAAAGCTTGCCAGACCGCCTTGCTGGCTCGAGACTGGTCGAGCTACCTAAGAGCTTAGTGAAACTCTCTTAG
- a CDS encoding DUF3106 domain-containing protein: MMSSTSSAFLAMVVGIFLIFAPTAKAQTAPSGSHGKSAAIPAKTPDGTWEGLNPSQQKVLAPLESDWDYMLPDSRKKWIYVANIYPKMSATDQERLQSRMASWSNLSQKDRRIARENYLISLKFPAEKKAEAWSAYQKLSDEQKKKLAEMEAKKKPNAINAPTLQQHTIKQDTTPPPPAPRPRAVVPEPTSPTPPSSEVY; the protein is encoded by the coding sequence ATGATGTCCTCTACTTCTAGCGCCTTTTTGGCGATGGTAGTGGGCATCTTTTTAATTTTTGCTCCAACAGCTAAGGCGCAAACTGCGCCTAGCGGATCTCACGGCAAGTCCGCCGCCATACCCGCCAAGACGCCAGATGGGACTTGGGAAGGCCTAAACCCTTCGCAGCAAAAGGTCCTCGCTCCCCTAGAGAGTGACTGGGACTACATGCTTCCAGACAGTCGCAAGAAATGGATCTATGTCGCCAACATCTACCCGAAGATGAGCGCAACCGATCAAGAGCGCCTGCAATCTCGCATGGCCAGTTGGTCTAATCTCTCTCAAAAAGATCGTCGCATTGCACGTGAAAATTATTTAATTAGCCTCAAGTTTCCTGCTGAGAAAAAGGCAGAGGCTTGGAGTGCATATCAAAAGCTGAGTGACGAGCAGAAGAAAAAATTAGCCGAGATGGAGGCCAAGAAAAAACCGAATGCCATCAATGCGCCCACCCTTCAGCAACACACTATTAAACAAGACACCACCCCACCCCCTCCAGCGCCAAGACCCAGGGCTGTGGTTCCTGAGCCTACGTCGCCTACGCCCCCCAGCTCAGAAGTGTATTGA
- a CDS encoding DUF3619 family protein: MKHRDETLTQLEADQFGRASAALLSQSAQSLPAGIKDRLHAARMKALAVRKPEKILVQKPVFAGFAGNWSPRSSNGVWDTVGWVAPLVVLVFGLIGIAQWQDESRINDIAEVDAALLTDDVPPDAYADSGFMAFLKNGPLSDSQDSTSSLAPSK, translated from the coding sequence GTGAAACATCGAGATGAAACCCTCACCCAGTTAGAAGCAGACCAATTTGGTCGAGCGAGTGCCGCCCTGTTAAGTCAGAGCGCTCAAAGTTTGCCTGCTGGCATCAAAGACCGCTTACATGCCGCCCGTATGAAGGCTTTGGCTGTCCGCAAACCTGAAAAGATATTGGTTCAAAAACCTGTTTTTGCTGGTTTCGCTGGTAATTGGTCACCTCGCTCCTCTAACGGTGTTTGGGATACCGTTGGTTGGGTAGCTCCTTTGGTAGTACTTGTATTTGGCTTAATTGGCATTGCCCAATGGCAAGATGAATCTCGCATCAACGATATTGCCGAAGTAGATGCCGCTTTACTCACGGATGATGTTCCTCCAGATGCGTATGCTGATAGCGGCTTTATGGCTTTCTTGAAAAATGGTCCACTCTCGGATTCTCAAGACAGCACTTCTTCTTTGGCCCCAAGCAAATAA
- a CDS encoding RNA polymerase sigma factor, whose amino-acid sequence MASAQELSDFLSSVEQRAFKQAVYAVRDDDAAMDIVQDAMIKLAEKYGDRPISELPLVFTRILQNRIHDHFRRQKVRNTWVTLFSSMGRKSDESDDFDPLESLSAPDNSEIHQDGSQKLEQSQLLQALESEIAKLPVRQREAFLMRYWDELSITETAKAMSCSEGSVKTHCSRATQTLAKALKLKGITL is encoded by the coding sequence ATGGCATCAGCCCAAGAACTATCCGACTTTCTAAGTAGTGTCGAGCAGCGCGCCTTCAAGCAGGCGGTATATGCCGTGCGTGATGATGATGCTGCTATGGATATTGTTCAAGATGCAATGATCAAATTGGCTGAGAAATACGGTGATAGGCCTATTTCTGAACTTCCATTGGTCTTCACTAGAATCTTACAAAACCGCATTCATGACCACTTTCGACGTCAAAAAGTCAGAAACACTTGGGTCACCCTGTTTTCGAGTATGGGCAGAAAAAGCGATGAAAGTGATGATTTTGACCCCCTAGAGTCCCTTTCAGCCCCAGATAACAGCGAAATTCACCAAGATGGGTCTCAAAAACTAGAACAAAGTCAGCTTTTACAGGCTTTAGAGTCAGAAATAGCTAAATTACCTGTACGTCAACGAGAAGCCTTCCTAATGCGTTATTGGGATGAGTTAAGCATTACTGAGACTGCCAAAGCCATGAGTTGTAGCGAAGGCAGTGTCAAAACGCATTGTTCTAGAGCCACCCAAACTCTAGCTAAAGCATTGAAATTAAAAGGAATTACCCTGTGA
- a CDS encoding acetolactate synthase 3 catalytic subunit — MNTSSAEFLATKANQDSTNTNPVTAPPEMIGAEMLVHALHKEGVEFVWGYPGGSVLFIYDEIFKQDKFEHILVRHEQAAVHAADGYARATGKVGVALVTSGPGVTNAVTGIATAYTDSIPMVIISGNVPTYAIGEDAFQEADTVGITRPVVKHNFLVKDVKDLPLVLKKAFHIAQTGRPGPVLIDIPKDVSAAKGPFVYPETLEMRSYNPVVKGHSGQIRKAVALLQEAERPYIYTGGGVILSDAAPELKEFAELLGYPVTNTLMGLGGFPGTSPQFLGMLGMHGTYEANMAMQHSDVLIAIGARFDDRVIGNTQHFASHPRKIIHIDIDPSVISKRVRVDVPIVGNLKEVLVEMTAQLKAGGARKNGDKVAAWWDQINEWRKKDCLKFDEASQIVKPQYVVQKLWELTGGDAIITSDVGQHQMWAAQFYKFDKPRRWINSGGLGTMGVGLPYAMGIKKAFPEQDVFAITGEGSIQMCIQELSTCKQYNTPVKIVSLNNRYLGMVRQWQELTYNKRYSSSYMDSLPDFVKLAEAYGHVGMRIEKKSDVEGALKEAIRLKDRTVFMDFQTDPEENVWPMVQAGKGITEMLLGSEDL; from the coding sequence ATGAATACAAGCAGCGCCGAATTTTTAGCTACTAAAGCTAATCAAGACTCAACAAATACAAATCCCGTAACAGCTCCTCCAGAAATGATTGGTGCTGAAATGCTCGTGCATGCATTGCACAAAGAGGGTGTTGAATTCGTGTGGGGTTACCCAGGCGGTTCCGTTCTCTTCATCTACGACGAGATTTTTAAACAAGATAAGTTTGAACATATTTTGGTCCGTCATGAACAAGCAGCCGTTCATGCAGCCGATGGTTACGCACGCGCAACCGGTAAGGTTGGAGTTGCCCTAGTAACTTCGGGTCCAGGTGTGACCAATGCAGTTACCGGTATTGCTACTGCCTACACTGATTCGATCCCGATGGTGATCATCAGCGGTAACGTACCGACATACGCAATTGGTGAAGATGCATTCCAAGAGGCTGATACTGTTGGTATCACCCGCCCAGTGGTAAAGCACAACTTCCTTGTGAAGGATGTGAAAGATCTACCGCTGGTGTTGAAGAAGGCATTTCACATTGCACAAACAGGTCGTCCAGGCCCAGTATTGATTGATATCCCCAAGGATGTCTCTGCGGCTAAAGGCCCGTTTGTGTATCCAGAAACCTTGGAGATGCGCTCCTACAATCCGGTAGTGAAAGGCCATAGTGGGCAGATCCGCAAAGCGGTTGCTTTGCTGCAAGAAGCCGAGCGTCCCTATATCTACACCGGTGGTGGCGTCATTCTTTCGGATGCCGCTCCAGAGTTAAAAGAATTTGCTGAGCTCTTGGGTTATCCAGTGACCAATACCTTAATGGGTTTGGGTGGCTTCCCAGGTACCAGTCCGCAATTTTTAGGCATGCTCGGTATGCATGGAACCTACGAAGCCAATATGGCGATGCAGCACAGTGATGTGTTGATTGCCATTGGTGCTCGTTTTGATGATCGCGTCATTGGCAATACCCAGCACTTTGCAAGTCATCCGCGAAAAATCATCCATATCGATATCGATCCATCCGTTATCTCTAAGCGCGTCAGGGTGGATGTCCCCATCGTTGGCAATCTCAAAGAGGTGTTAGTTGAGATGACTGCGCAATTAAAGGCTGGTGGTGCGCGTAAGAACGGCGATAAAGTGGCGGCATGGTGGGATCAGATCAACGAGTGGCGCAAAAAAGATTGCTTGAAGTTTGATGAAGCCTCACAAATCGTGAAGCCGCAGTATGTAGTTCAAAAACTTTGGGAACTTACTGGTGGTGACGCCATTATTACTTCAGACGTTGGTCAACATCAGATGTGGGCTGCCCAGTTTTATAAGTTTGATAAGCCACGTCGCTGGATCAACTCTGGCGGTCTTGGCACCATGGGGGTTGGTTTACCTTATGCAATGGGTATTAAGAAAGCTTTCCCTGAGCAGGACGTCTTTGCCATCACAGGCGAAGGCTCTATTCAGATGTGTATTCAAGAGCTATCGACTTGCAAGCAGTACAACACACCTGTAAAGATTGTTTCTTTGAATAATCGTTACTTGGGAATGGTGCGTCAGTGGCAAGAGCTTACTTATAACAAGCGTTATTCGAGCTCCTACATGGATTCTTTGCCTGACTTTGTGAAGTTGGCCGAGGCTTATGGTCACGTTGGCATGCGCATTGAGAAAAAATCAGATGTGGAGGGTGCGCTCAAAGAGGCAATCCGTTTAAAAGATCGCACTGTATTTATGGATTTCCAGACAGACCCAGAAGAAAACGTTTGGCCTATGGTTCAAGCAGGCAAGGGTATTACTGAAATGCTTTTGGGTAGTGAGGATCTGTAA
- the ilvN gene encoding acetolactate synthase small subunit, with protein MRHIISVLIENEPGALSRVVGLFSARGYNIDTLSVAPTEDPSLSRMTIVTFGSDDVIEQITKHLNRLVEVVKVFDLSEGPHIERELMMIKVRAVGKEREELKRTTDIFRGRIIDVTDKSYTIELTGDGAKLDAFIDSIDRASILETVRSGGSGIGRGERILKV; from the coding sequence ATGCGACACATTATTTCTGTATTAATTGAGAACGAGCCGGGCGCATTGTCACGCGTAGTAGGTCTTTTCTCTGCTCGCGGTTACAACATTGATACCTTAAGTGTTGCGCCGACTGAAGATCCATCGCTCTCCCGGATGACGATTGTGACCTTTGGTTCTGATGATGTCATCGAGCAAATTACAAAGCACTTAAACCGTTTGGTTGAAGTGGTAAAAGTATTTGATCTGAGTGAAGGCCCTCATATTGAGCGTGAACTCATGATGATCAAAGTACGCGCTGTCGGTAAAGAACGTGAAGAACTCAAGCGTACAACCGATATCTTCCGCGGTCGCATTATTGATGTGACTGATAAGAGTTACACCATCGAGTTAACTGGTGATGGTGCCAAATTGGATGCCTTTATCGATTCGATTGACCGTGCATCAATCCTAGAGACTGTCCGCTCGGGTGGTTCTGGTATTGGGCGCGGTGAACGTATCCTCAAGGTTTAA
- the ilvC gene encoding ketol-acid reductoisomerase codes for MKVFYDKDADLSLIKGKKVTIIGYGSQGHAHALNLKDSGCNVTVGLRKDGASWSKAANAGLTVKEVGEAVKDADVVMMLLPDEQIADVYSKEVHGNIKQGAALAFAHGFNVHYGQVQPRADLDVIMIAPKAPGHTVRGTYAQGGGVPHLIAVYQDKSGSARDVALSYATANGGGRAGIIETNFREETETDLFGEQAVLCGGAVELIKAGFETLVEAGYAPEMAYFECLHELKLIVDLIYEGGIANMNYSISNNAEYGEYVTGPRVVTEDTKNAMRQCLKDIQTGEYAKSFILENKAGAPTLISRRRLNAEHDIEVVGAKLRAMMPWIAKNKLVDQTKN; via the coding sequence ATGAAAGTTTTTTACGATAAAGACGCCGATTTGTCCCTCATTAAGGGCAAGAAAGTCACCATCATTGGTTACGGTTCACAAGGTCACGCACACGCTTTGAACCTAAAAGATTCTGGCTGTAACGTTACTGTTGGTTTGCGTAAAGACGGCGCTTCCTGGAGCAAGGCTGCGAACGCAGGCTTGACAGTAAAAGAAGTTGGCGAAGCAGTTAAGGATGCCGATGTAGTGATGATGCTTTTGCCTGATGAGCAAATCGCTGATGTATACAGCAAAGAAGTACATGGCAATATCAAGCAAGGCGCTGCGCTTGCATTTGCTCACGGTTTTAATGTTCACTACGGTCAAGTTCAACCACGCGCTGACTTAGACGTCATCATGATTGCCCCTAAGGCTCCTGGCCATACTGTTCGTGGTACCTACGCACAGGGTGGTGGTGTTCCTCATTTGATCGCTGTGTACCAGGATAAATCGGGCTCTGCTCGTGATGTTGCCTTGTCATACGCAACAGCGAACGGTGGCGGTCGCGCTGGCATTATCGAAACCAATTTCCGCGAAGAAACTGAAACTGACTTGTTCGGTGAGCAAGCTGTTCTCTGTGGTGGCGCAGTTGAATTGATTAAAGCTGGTTTTGAAACTTTGGTTGAAGCTGGTTATGCACCAGAGATGGCTTACTTCGAGTGCTTGCATGAGCTCAAATTGATCGTAGATTTGATCTACGAAGGTGGTATCGCTAATATGAACTACTCAATTTCTAACAATGCTGAGTACGGTGAGTATGTAACTGGCCCACGCGTAGTGACCGAAGATACTAAGAATGCAATGCGTCAGTGCTTGAAAGATATTCAGACTGGCGAATATGCTAAGAGCTTCATCCTTGAAAACAAGGCAGGCGCTCCTACTTTGATCTCCCGTCGTCGCTTGAATGCTGAGCACGACATTGAGGTGGTTGGTGCAAAACTCCGTGCCATGATGCCTTGGATTGCTAAGAACAAATTGGTTGATCAGACTAAGAACTAA
- a CDS encoding phosphatidylserine decarboxylase — translation MMYPHPIIAKEGWPYLALVGVVTLLVHYLGGIAWSWPLWIIFIFVLQFFRDPQRIPALGRDLVLSPADGRIVVVEVTNDPYAGREALKISVFMNVFNVHSNRSSVNGLVKEIQYFPGKFVNADLDKASTENERNAVVIDANGQIVTLVQVAGLIARRILCYIHVGDRLKAGERYGFIRFGSRVDVYLPLNAEPLVSVGDKVFATNTALARVPGLD, via the coding sequence ATGATGTATCCACACCCCATTATTGCAAAAGAAGGTTGGCCCTATTTGGCGCTAGTGGGAGTGGTGACTTTGCTGGTTCACTATCTTGGTGGCATTGCATGGTCCTGGCCACTCTGGATCATCTTTATCTTTGTTCTGCAGTTCTTCCGCGATCCACAGCGCATTCCTGCGCTTGGCCGTGATCTTGTTTTATCTCCTGCTGATGGACGTATCGTTGTAGTAGAAGTTACAAATGATCCCTACGCAGGCCGTGAAGCGCTCAAAATCAGCGTGTTCATGAACGTATTTAACGTGCACTCCAATCGTAGCTCTGTAAATGGCTTGGTCAAAGAGATTCAGTACTTTCCAGGTAAATTTGTGAATGCTGACTTGGATAAAGCTTCTACTGAGAATGAGCGTAATGCAGTGGTAATTGATGCCAATGGTCAAATCGTGACTTTAGTTCAAGTTGCAGGTTTGATTGCGCGCCGTATTCTTTGCTACATCCACGTAGGTGATCGTCTTAAAGCGGGTGAACGCTACGGATTTATTCGCTTTGGCTCGCGTGTAGATGTGTATTTACCCTTAAACGCAGAACCATTGGTTTCTGTTGGTGATAAAGTATTTGCAACCAATACCGCTTTGGCACGTGTGCCAGGGCTAGATTGA
- the pssA gene encoding CDP-diacylglycerol--serine O-phosphatidyltransferase translates to MTTFRRRGRINRSRLAHRRTESIQDQWAEDMGDGVDYEVEELHPPKPRLRSKGIYLLPNAFTTAALFSGFFAIVNAMNDQFQIAAIAIFASLVLDGMDGRVARMTNTQSAFGEQYDSLADMVSFGVAPALVAYEWALKDLGKWGWLAAFTYCAGAALRLARFNVNTGVVDKKFFQGLPSPAAGSLMAGFIWLADDNKIPVRDTAIPWITFFIAVYAGLTMVSNARFYSGKALDVRYRVPFGVMVLLILTFVLISSNPPLTLFGLFVIYSISGYVIWAWEHLSGKRFS, encoded by the coding sequence TTGACTACATTTCGCCGTCGCGGCCGTATTAATCGCAGTCGCTTAGCTCATCGCCGTACTGAGTCCATTCAAGACCAGTGGGCTGAAGATATGGGTGATGGGGTGGATTACGAAGTAGAGGAGCTCCATCCACCTAAACCACGCCTTCGTAGCAAAGGCATTTATTTACTTCCAAACGCATTTACTACTGCTGCATTGTTCAGTGGTTTCTTTGCGATTGTGAATGCAATGAACGATCAATTCCAGATCGCAGCTATTGCTATCTTTGCATCACTTGTTCTCGATGGTATGGATGGTCGTGTAGCCCGTATGACTAATACCCAAAGTGCATTTGGCGAACAATATGATTCCCTGGCTGATATGGTGTCTTTTGGAGTTGCACCTGCCTTAGTCGCATACGAGTGGGCTTTAAAAGATTTGGGTAAGTGGGGCTGGTTAGCAGCTTTTACTTACTGTGCGGGCGCTGCACTGCGTCTAGCTCGCTTTAACGTCAATACTGGTGTAGTTGATAAAAAATTCTTCCAAGGCTTACCTAGTCCTGCAGCAGGTTCCCTGATGGCTGGCTTTATCTGGCTAGCGGATGACAATAAGATTCCGGTGCGCGATACCGCTATTCCCTGGATCACATTCTTTATTGCTGTTTATGCAGGCTTGACCATGGTTTCTAACGCTCGCTTTTATAGCGGCAAAGCTCTGGATGTGCGTTACCGCGTGCCGTTCGGCGTCATGGTTCTCTTAATTCTGACCTTTGTCTTAATTTCATCTAATCCACCCTTGACGCTCTTTGGCTTGTTTGTGATTTATTCAATCTCGGGCTATGTGATTTGGGCTTGGGAGCATCTGAGCGGTAAGCGTTTTAGCTAA